The Branchiostoma lanceolatum isolate klBraLanc5 chromosome 1, klBraLanc5.hap2, whole genome shotgun sequence genomic sequence TACGATTCTAAGAAGGATTTGTCAGTATCAATTTTTAAATGTGTAACAACATGTAAAAAGTCAACACAATTCAGACACAGCGTCTGCAAAGTTGCACTTaaagaataaagtttcaaagattcaaagtttgaaatggTCTACAGCTGTCTATCCTATATGTTCAGGATGGCTTTTCTGATTTTGATATACTAGCAAGTTGCTATGGTTTACTTTAGAACGAATTTTGAGTATTGTCAAATCCGCAATTCAGCCCGTAGGCTGCGAGGGATTAAAACCATACATCATCATATCAAACAAGATGACAGACCACGAACAAGCACAAGGTGTCGTACACTTTTACGGAGCCATTTTTTCTGCTACGTACAAGCCATATGCCTCTGTCATATTTTCAAACCAGTGCCCCGCGGGCTGCATAAAAATTGAATCCTATTCAGGCCGGGCTTTTTAGGGTCATTGGAAAATTGATGCTCGCATAGATGTAACATATATAATCGAATCGACACAGCCTTAGATTCAcactgatattttttttttaatacaggACTACAGGCCCGACAGGTTTTCATCCGAGAACATGAAGAAAATGGATCCATATGCTTTCATTCCATTTTCAGCCGGACCTAGGTTAGTTTTAATAGTGCTGAAAACCCTTTCTGTTTAATTTGTATTTTGGTATTATTggtgtaatgatgatgataggtttaaacattttcttcattaaACAATATGTCATTGATTCTGACCTTTTGTTTCATGAATTCCGGTATAAGTACTGGACGTAGATACGTAACAAAGATTTTGTTGTATAATAGATACATCCAGTGCGTTATTCTCCTGTTGTCCAAAGAGATGCAATATAGGATACAGAGAGAATCGACACAGTCAATTCACAAACTATAGGCTCCACATTGACAACTGTATCTTTACAGGAACTGTATCGGCCAAAACTTTGCACTGAATGAAGAGAAGGTGGTGATAGCCAGGATACTGCACaggtatgtttgtatttgtagaaaCATACGTGCATATATACGTTTGGCTTTCAAgttgaaaaaggaaaaaaaacacatattgcATTCATTTTCATTGGGATTCACCATTGACACTGGTGTGTTCTTATAACACAGCCTAACAGATATGTACCTAATTGACGTTCCATTAAGCTACCTTCTATATAGCCTAAATGCACTCTGCTACTTCttgccgcatggtggcgttgcaGCAAGATTGTTGTTCTAAACGTGACAATGTCTATATCCCCCTCGTCTGTGTTCATGACTGGTGTagattttatgataatatttcaGTCGTACTTGCCTGGAaagacaaaaaatgtttgttctttACCACTCTACCAACCCTGCCAGGTTCAAGATCGAGCTCGTTCCCGATCACCACGTGGCCCCAGTAGCGGAGCTCGTGACCAGGGCAGTCAACGGCATCAAGGTCAAATTCATCCCTAGGGACTAGTGCTCACCGCTGTACTATGTTAGAGGGTCAGCCTTGTGCAAATCATTTGCAGCAAATGTTTGTAGTAAACCGTTGAATAGTAAAATACATTCTATTGTgctacaataaaaaaacaagtaaCATCATCCAAGTAATAGAATTGTAACTTAGATTTTGCAGTTTTTAATattgaaaaatcaatttttctcACATTACGAATGACCATCGCTCGACAAAACGTGCCTATTCTACATGTTTGTAACTCTATAATGTCGCAAATAGTACTTAAACATGATATTTAAAAGGAACTAATTTGTACGTTCATTGTATGTACAACTCAAAAGCTTAAAGATATAGTAGCTTTGTTCAAGTTTAGCATCTATCTTACCTTTATCAATTAGATATATCAATTGCATCAATTTGAAATTAACAGGTTCAATCGCATGATATTTTATTGGTACAATTAAGGGAATTACAGAATGTTAAACAGGCTGGATTTACAAGTTTTCATCGACGAACATCGAAATCACgctgtgtgacgtcatgtttgAATTTAGTCAGCGTTATTTGTAGACCATTTTGTGTTGATTAAGCACAGGGTTTCGGCTACTCCAATATAAACGCATCCGAGCATCGTACCATCGATTTTTTGCCTTCTTCGGAAGTGTTGTGGTAGCCGCTTTAAGCATCTCTTTAGTTTCCAAGAGCACTTGACTGCAGGGCGAGTTGCTTCAAGGGTAAATCGCCACGCCACATGCGTCGTACGTCAGGCGTACGACAGAAAATTGAGACCACCAGGACAGCCGTGGATGTGCCATACAACACCTGCCGTCTTGTCGAAAGGTTGTCGTAGGTCCTTGTCGATGGTCTGTTTTGTCATAGCGTCTCTGAAAGTCAAATCGTTCGACCCAAAACAATAGTACGACAAGAAAATATCATCTATCCAACGTATGCGAGTTGTCCTGTACCTCGGCTTGTCAACATGCCACTTCGGTCATagcttcttgttgttgtttgttcctGTGAGAGAGAATAACACATGACGtcgttaaaaaaattcaaacttgtaccttttttttggctgttatatatatatatatatatatatatttatatatatatatatatttatatattatatCAATTGCATcaatttgatatatatatatatatatatatatatttgatttaAACTGGCTTAATTTGGAGGTAatatccccctcccccatacctGAAATATGCAAGGGAAACTATGCCAAGAGTGAACAAGGCCGCCGTCGGCAGAAGAACCAATATGGCAACTTTGTCCGCTCCAAAGTCGTCGTGTCCCGATATAGAATATGTCATAGGGTCATATAGTCTTCTTATATCGGCGTTTTCTGAAAGAGATAATAGAGAAGGTCATTTCATAATACTTGGCAATGCAGTTGGCATCATTTACTAATATACCTTTCTGTCATAAAACACATATCATATTAGCCTCTTTCGCAGAAGTTCTGGAGCGGCGGAGTTTATTGGGGGAAGGgggcgattttcaacatggtcTAAGTTTTTCTATGCCGGGAAAGGGATTTGTGGCGGGCCAACTCCCTCTACCGGCATGGAGAAActtagcccatgttgaaaatcgcgaatcagccccTGCCACGCCACTGCTCcaaaagtctgcgaaggaggctatatcATATAATAACactacattgaaattgatcaaaataACATCAGACAAGactttatcataatattatttACACTCACCTGTCTTTAATGTGGAAGCTCTGGAGTGAACAGGACTGCTGTAGTGAACTCCGTTGTGAGACCTTATCTGAAAGCACACAGCATTGTCACGAATGTAGTCCTAACAGTCcgaaaaatattatttctaGTATAAAGATTCTAGAATAAAGTGGTAGAAAAGTACAAATGCGCAAGAAAAATATCATAATTGTCATTTCTGCAATGCAACTAAAATTTTCTTTCCCCTCAAACAACATTGTTGACTCATCACTTACATATATTTCGTATCTCGTATCTGGTTGGAGGTCTCTGAACACGTGACTGTTCTGGGCGTGGTTCGGTACTCTAACGGTGTCCAATGACGTCATCTCTCCTGTGATGACGACTTGCTTCAAGGTGATGACGTAACCACCTACTGGGCCGTTCCACAGTGCGGGCTCCTCCCAGGTCATGCGCAGTTGTCGCGAATACATCGTCCATATTATGACGTTTCTCGGAGCCAGTGGTTCTGAAAGAAGTTCACATTTAGCATCAAAATATGATCACTGTGATCTTGACCATTGACATAGACCGCCATGCATTACGACTGCTCATGCGCACTCGGAACTGTGAGATGGCTTATTACATTTGTGTCAAGATGTACTGATATCTGacggtgacgtaaagccggcggctcCGTGCATGAGGGAGCAGTCATTCATAAGCCTCAGGAGTCAAAGTTCTgcatgacccggtgtgcttggctaaacacGCGAGCCGTAGAAGCCGCATTGAACTAATTGGTAAAGAAAAATcgccatgcttcgtcctcagtctgaggtttgaccgCCTTTTTACTGATATTACCTGCTTCTCTTGTCCTCGTCTGCACTTGTGCGCTTCTGTTGAACTCTTGCACGTCTGTGACGACAGCCACGCAGAAGGTGTAGTCTGTGAACGGTTCCAGCCCGGTGACTGTGTACCGCTGTTCCCGGGAACGAATCACGATCCTCGTCTCTTCCGCGGTTAGACTTGATGGCTTGTAGTAGATGACGTAGAATCTTATTTCCTGTGAAAGAAAGAACGCCAATCATAtgttttatctaaaaaaaagatgCGGATTTTTTTCCGATACAGAAGGTCCATCACATTCATAAATTTGAACTTTTTACAAATACTCTTCAATGTGGCGATTTTCAGGAGTCCAAGATAACGTCCCAATTttgataacaacaaaaaatccaGCTAATTTGAACAGTGAAGACATAATGTCCGATGAAACAGTAGATTTATCTATTACCGATGAATGTTACCAGAATGACATGCTACGGGTTTCGTGTAGTCGTTCCTACCTCTTGTGTTGGTTGTTCCGGTATGGTCCAGTCTACTCTAACAGTTGCAGACGACACCGGCTCAACATGTACTCTACTGGGGATGAAAACTACGACATGGGAAGGAAATTGTTAATGTGAGAATTATAAATCGGCAAAATATAACACAAAGCCAATGGTTTTAAGTGAACTACTTGTGTTTTAATACACTAGTAGCCTGTACCCAAATAGAAAGAACAGGCTTCCAACGACACATAAAATAAGATATGATATATCCGCATATGAACCAATCTtatacagacacaaacacaaatacggACATATAGACACGCACGAacaccttgtttttttccccTATTTTCCTCTAAATAAAATTCATCTTGGTTTCCTCTCTGTACTCGTTCTATTTCTACTTCCTTTAGTTGCGTCCTTAAGAGAGAGTATGTGTGAAACgtgtgtagagtagagttgaaGTGCTGTGTTGTTTTGAACGCTCTgttgaaaatgtcaacaaacCAGACAAGGTTGACTCGG encodes the following:
- the LOC136430906 gene encoding uncharacterized protein, with product MYSRQLRMTWEEPALWNGPVGGYVITLKQVVITGEMTSLDTVRVPNHAQNSHVFRDLQPDTRYEIYIRSHNGVHYSSPVHSRASTLKTENADIRRLYDPMTYSISGHDDFGADKVAILVLLPTAALFTLGIVSLAYFRNKQQQEAMTEVAC